The DNA region GTCGGTCCCAGGCTCGGGCCGAGTCGCTTTTGCGCGAAGCGGCCGAGGCGGAGCCCAACCATGTCGCCGTCTTGATCGGCAACTACCGGTACGCTTTCTACTCGGGCAAGCTTGCGGAGGCTCGGGATTGGGCTCTCGCCTGCCTTGCGGCCGTGGCGCAGAAGGCGGGTTTTCCTGAGGAGTGGCCGTTGGTCCGACCTCCGCTTCGGAAGGAACGGGCCCGGGAAGACCCTCTCTTTCGCCTCTACCTCTTCGCCCTTAAGGCCTACGGCTATCTGGAAATCCGGCTGGGCGAGCGGGAGAAGGGGCTTGCGGCTCTGCGGAAGCTGGAGGAGCTGGACCCGGAAGGACTGCTGCACGGCGGCGATCTGCGGAGGATCGTCGAGCGGGGAGCGGCGGAAGAAGAAGGCTGAACGGAGGAACGGATGGGGATGAACGACGAAGTGGAGCTCGATCGGCCGCCCGCCTTCACCTACGGCCAAACGGTGGTTTCCCGCAAGCATATCCGCAACGACGGCACCTTCCCCGGAAAGGAGATCGGCGAAATCTTGATCAAGAAAGGGGAGAAGGGAGTGGTCACCAGCATCGGCACCTTCCTCCAGCGATTTTACATCTATGGGGTGGACTTTTACGAGCGGGGCTGCGTGGTCGGAATGAAGGAAAAGGAGCTCGAGCTGGCGCCGGAAGGAGAAGAACAGAGACTCGAGCGGCCCGAGTCCGAGGCGAGCCATGGGTGAGTGCGACCGGATCGATCTCGACCATAACGCGACGGCTCCGCTGCGGCCGGAAGCCCTGGCGGCCATGCTTCCCTATCTTCGGGAGCGCTACGGGAACCCGTCGAGTCCCGGCTTCCGCGGAAGGCTCGCCAAGGAAGCGGTCGGCCGGGCGCGCGGCGAAGTGGCCGCCCTGATCGGTGCCAAGCCCGAGGAAATCGTTTTCACCAGCGGCTGCACCGAATCGATCCACCAGGCGGTGCTGGGCGCGCTCGAGCTGGCTCCGCATTCCCCCCGGGTCGTGACGACGGCGGTCGAGCACCCCGCCAGCTCCCTGCTCTTTGACCGGCTGAAGAGCCGCGGGGTGGAAGTCGTCCGCCTGCCGGTCGATCGCCGGGGTCGGCTCGACCTGGAAGCCCTCGAAGAAGCGCTCGCTGCTCCGGCGGCGCTGCTTTCCCTTGTCTGGGTCAACAACGAAACGGGGGTGATCAGCCCTGTGGAAAGGGCGGTCGCCCTGGCGAAGGAGCGGGGTCTCCTCTGCCACCTGGACGGGGCGCAGGCGGTCGGGAAGCTCCCGGTCGATGCGCGCTCCCTCCCCTTCGATCTGCTCTCCTTTTCCGCGCACAAGCTCGGAGGACCCAAGGGGACCGGCGCGCTCTTCGTTCGGAAGGGAATCGCCCTGCCTCCGTTGATTTGTGGCCACCAGGAGCGGGGCCGGAGGGGAGGGACGGAGAACGTGGCGGGCATCGTGGGCTTCGGTGCGGCGGCGCGGCTGGCCGGAAACGATCTGGGGGATCGGGCGGCTGCGGTAGGGCGGCTACGTGACCGGTTGGAGGAGGAGCTCCTCCGGGCTCTCCCCTTTGCGGCGGTCAACGGCCGGGAAAGTCCGCGGGTGGCGAACACGACGAGCGTCCGATTCGGCGGAATCGAGGGAGAAGAGCTGCTCGTCCGGCTGGAGCGGCGCGGAATCGAGGCTTCCTTAGGCTCGGCCTGCGCAAGCGGGGGAACGGAGCCCTCCCGGATTCTTTCGGCGATGGGGCTCTCGGAGGCCGAAGCCCGATCCACCCTCCGGTTCAGCTTGGGTGCGGAGACGACCATCGAGCAGGTCGACCGGGCTTCCCGGGCTATCGTGGAGGAGGCTCGGGCGCTCAGGGATGGAGAAGAGAAAGGAGGGAAGGCGGCGTGAAGGTGATGATTCGGCGAGGAGCCGCGGGGGGGCTTTCGGTCTACGTAGCCAAAAAGGACCTGGAAGAGCCGGTGGTCCGCGCGGAGAAACCCGGGCTTTGGGGCGGGACGGTGACACTCGCCAACGGTTGGCGCTTCCAGCTTCCGGACATGCCGGGCGACACACCCCTGCCGATCACTGTCGAGGCGCGGCGCTTGTCCGAAGAGGGAGAGCCATGAGGGAGGGGTCGCCCGCCACGGGTCCTCGGTCGAGGATTCCGTTATCCGATCCGGATTTCACCGAGGAAGAGCTGGCGGCCGTCGATTCGGTCCTCCGGTCGCCGGATGTCAGCGGCGGATCCTTGGTGGAAGCATGGGAGGAAGCGTTTGCCGCCTGGGTAGGACGGAAGCAAGCGGTGGCGGTCGCGAGCGGCACCGTCGGTCTCTGGCTCGCGCTGCGGGCTCTGGGTATCGGCCCCGGGCAGCGGGTGATCCTCTCGGGCTACACCTGGCACCAGATAGGAGCGGCGGTGGCCTTGTGCGGGGCGGAGCCCTTCTTCGTCGACATCGACTACTGGTCGGGGGCCCTGTCGCCGGAACGGGTTGCGGAGGCGGCCCGCCTAGGCGCCCGGGCGATCCTCGCCGGCAACGTCCTCGGACATCCGGCGCCATGGAAGGAGCTCGCCCGGCTGGGCGAGGAGCACGGGCTGCTGCTCCTGGAAGATTCGACCGAGGCGATCGGGTCCCGCTACGGCGATCGAATGACCGGGAGGTTCGGCCATGCGGCGGTCTTCGATTTTTCGCAACCCGGGGCGCTTGTCTGCGGAGAGGGAGGGATGGTCGTGACCGACGACGAGGAGCTGGCCGCCGCCATCCGGCACGGGAGGAGCCGCCCACGGACCGACCGTTTTTCGGACATCGCGACGATGGTTCCCTGCCTCCAAGCGATCCCGAGCAATCTCGCCGCCGCGCTGGGGATCGCGCAGCTCCGCCGGGTCCGGGAGATTCTGGAACGCCGGCGCCTGGTCGAAGCGTGGTACTTCCGGCAGATGAAGTCCTTCGAGGGCATCAAGGACCCCTACATCGCCCCGGAGGTCACCGAGGTGCACTGGTTTCTCTATCCGGTCCATTTGGGGACGCGTTTCGGCCGCTCGAGCCGGGATGCGATCCTCGAAGACCTGGCCCAGGCGGGGATCGAGGCGTCGGCCTATTGCCGGCCGATGCATCGGCATGGATATTTCGTCGATCGCGGCCGGCGGAAGGGAAGCCTCCCGGTCACCGAAAAGGTGGCCGACCGCTCCATCGTTCTTCCGTTTCACGTCCATCTAACCGAAGAGCAGGTCGCCTTTGTCGTGAAAACGCTCAAGGACGCTTCGGTCAATGTCGGAGCCGGCGCGGCGATATACTTGTAAGCCGGAAACAAGAGGAGAGCCAATGAACGAAGAGTTGGTAGTCATCCATGTCCGTTTCGCCAACGACGGGTCGGTGCAGGAGATCGGGGAGAGACCGCGCGGGCTTTCCGCGCAGGCCTGGTTCGGCCGGCTCTGGAAGAAAGCCGGCGACCGGTTCCAAGCGTTGGCCGGCGGGCGGGGCATCTTCCGCCTGCCGCGGGCCGAGCTCGATGCGTTGCGGGTGCCGGAGCCCGAGGGGGAGACCCAGGGAGAAGCGGAGAAAGGAGCCGGAGCATGAGCGGCGCCGAGAGCGAAATCACCAGATGCCTCGAGGAGGGGAAGCTCGTTCCCTATTTGGGGCCCGGGATCTGGAGCGGAGAGGGCGGCAACACCCCTCCGTTCCCGACGGACGCCGAAAGCCTGGCCGAGAGCCTCGCCCGTCGAGTGGCCGTCCCAGGTCGGGCGAGGAAGATCCTCTCGGCGGCGGCCCAATATATCGAAAGCCAGAAGCATCGCAAGACCCTACGGAAGCTCCTTCTGGATACTTTTTCGGTCCCGAGCCCCAAGCTCGTTCTCCATGAACGGCTGGCCGGCCTAGCTCCGCTACCCCTGGTCGTCGATGTCTGGTATGACGGAGCCCTCCGCTCGGCATTCCAAGGGCGCTCGGATTGGGGGGAGATTCAAGGGGTGAGCCAAGCCGAACATCCCGGCAGCTGGACGCGAGCCTATCGGCCGGACGGCGAGGAGGCGGCCCCGGAGGAGGCGAGCCGATGGGGGACGGTTCTGTACAAGCCGCTGGGCTCGGTCAGTCCCGCCGGGAATTTCGTCGTCTCGGATTCCGACTTGGTGGAGGTGTTCACCGAGATCGATATCCAGACGCCGATCCCGGGGGTCGTGCAGGAGAGGCGCCGGGGTCGACACTTCCTCTTCCTCGGGTGCCGCTTTGCGACCCAGGCGGAGCGGATCTATACCCGGCAGATCCTCAAGAGGTCGTCGGATCGCCATTGGGCGGTCCTACCAGGCGAGATCACCCGCAACGAGGAGCGCTTCGTGCAGGAGATGCGGATCGAGCGGATCCCGTTTTCCCTAGGCGAGATCTGCGACCGCCTCTTCGCCTCGCCTCCCGCCGCAAATCCGAATTTGTCGTAAAAGCGACCAGAATCGGGTGCGTTTGGCCGGAAGACCACAGAACTACCCACCTCGCGGGCGCTTCCCCGCCTCCTTTGCCGGGCAACCTCAGGAGCGAAGCGGGCCGGCGGAAGCTCGAAAAAAGGGAAAGGTTGGCACGCGGCCTGCTGCTCCAGTCGGCAGAGGATTCCGATGATCGATCCGATTCTCGCCGACTTGAGCCGCCTTTCGGCGGCAGAGGAGTTTTTCGACTATCTGGAGCTTCCCTACGATCCTCAGGTCGTTCGCGTCAACCGGCTCCACATTCTCAAGCGCTTCCAGAAGTACCTGCTCTCGGCCGAGGCTCCGAAGGAGCGGCACCAGGCTCAGCTTCGCGTCTTCTACCGGGGGCTGCTCGAAGCGGCCTACCAAGATTTCGTCCACTCGACCGCGCTGCAGGAAAAAGTTTTCGCGGTGTTTCAGCGGCCCCCTCCGGAAAAGAAGCCGATGACCGCCGCCGTCGCAATCGAGGACCTGCGCTCCTCGCTGCGCGGGAAGCCGGTGCCGGGGGGGGCGCCGACGGTGCCGGGGAGTCGGCTCCCTTCGGGAGGGGACGGAGCATGAGGGGCCCTGAAATGGTGGTTTGTGTGAAACAGGTGCCGGATAGCGCCCAGATCCGGGTGCATTCGGTGACCGGAACCATCATGCGCCAGGGAGTTCCCGCCGTGCTCAACCCCTACGATCTCTTCGCGTTGGAAGAGGCTCTCCGGATCAAGGATCGGCTGGGCGGCCGGATCGTCGCGCTCTGCATGGGACCGCCGCAGGCGGAAGCGGTGCTGCGCAAGGCCCTCTCTCTCGGAGCGGACGAAGGGGTTCTGGTGTCCGACCGAGCGTTTGCCGGGTCGGACACGCTGGCCACTTCGTTTGCGCTGGCCTCGGCCATCCGGCGGCTCTCCGAAGAACGGCCGGTGGACCTGGTCTTCACCGGCAAGCAGACGGTCGACGGAGATACCGGCCAGGTCGGACCCGGCGTCGCCACGAGGCTCGGGATGCGGCTCCTCAGCTATGTCTGCCGGATTTCGGTTCTGGATAGGAATCGCGGGAGCATCGTAGTCCACCGTTGGACCGAAAAGGGAGTCCAGGTGCTGCGCAGCCGGTTACCGTGCCTGATCACCGTCTTGGAGGGGACGGGAGAGCCCCGGTTTGCTTCGCTGCCCGAGATGATCCGAGCGGCCCGGCAGCCGATTCGGGTCTGGGACCGGAAGGCGGCCGGCATCGAGGACGTGAGGAAGATCGGCCTAAAGGGATCGCCTACGGTGGTGGGAAAGGTGTTCGCGCCCGCCCGCCGCGCGGAAAGGGCGGAATGCCTCGAGTTGGATGCGGAGGAGCCTGCGAAGGCGGCGGCGTTGCTTTGGGAAAAGGTTCTCTCCCGTCAGCCGGGGCTCGCGGCGAAATGCTTCGGCGTCGCGGACGAAGGGGAGGGGAAGGAGGGAAGTTCCGAATGAGCGAAGCGGAGGGTAAACCGGCAGAGAGGAAGGGAGGCGCACGGAGGCAGGCGACCTTGGATCCGCGACTAGCGGAGTATCGTGGAGTCTGGGTCTTTGTCGAAAGGGATGCCCAAGGGGTCCATCCGGTCTCCTGGGAGCTTCTGGGCGCGGCCAGGAAGCTCGCCGATCAGCTCGGAACGGAGGTGGGCGCGGTGGTGGCGGGAGCTCCTTCCGAATCGATCGACGCCGATTCCCGGGATGCCATCGCCTATGGGGCCGATCGGGTCTTCGCGGTCGCGCATCCGGTGCTCGCCGGATATCGGAATGAGCCTTACGCCAAGCTCCTCTGCGGGCTGGTCCGCACCTACAAGCCGGAAATCCTGCTGCTAGGGGCCACCTCTCTCGGGCGGGATCTGGCGAGCACCGTCGCCACGACGCTCGAGACGGGCCTGACCGCAGATTGCACGGAGCTGGCCATCGATCGGGAGAGCCGTGCCCTGGCCGCGACACGACCCACCTTCGGGGGCAACCTCCTCTGTACGATCCTGACCCTCAACTACCGGCCCCAGATGGCTACGGTGCGGCCGCGGGTGCTTCCCCTGCCTGCGAAAGACGGCCGCAGAACCGGGGAAATTCGAAACGAACCGATCGACCTTCGGGAAGAGGAGGTCGTGACGAAGCTGCTCGAGTTTCTCCCGCACTGCGGCGGCGACCAGAGTGATCTAGCCCTGGCCGAGGTGATCGTGGCCGGAGGCAAAGGGCTGCAGAAGGCGGCCAACTTCGCCCTCCTGCGCGAGCTGGCCGGAGCCTTAGGGGGCGAAGTGGGAGCGACGCGGGCGGCCGTGCACGCGGGATGGATCGAGCCCCATAGGCAGATCGGCCAGACGGGCAAGACGGTGCGGCCGAAGCTGTATATTGCAGCGGGCATCTCGGGAGCGATCCAGCATCGGGTCGGCATGGAAAGCTCGGACCTCATCGTCGCGATCAACACCGATCCCGATGCCCCGATTTTCGAAGTGGCCCATTACGGGATCGTCGGGGACGCGCTCGTCTTCCTTCCCCTCCTGACGCGGGCCGTGCGCGGGCACCCTGGTTCGGGAAAAAGGACTGCAGTGGCACTGGGGGCTTCGTCGTGAAAGAACGGTTCGATGCGATCGTTGTCGGCGCCGGGCCTTCGGGAACCGCCGCCGCGCTCACCTTGGCGCGAGCGGGATGGAAGGTCCTCCAGATCGAACGCGGGGAATACCCGGGCTCGAAGAACGTACAGGGAGCGATTCTTTACGCCGACTCGCTCCAGAAGCTGGTCCCGAATTTTCGCGAAGAGGCCCCGCTTGAGCGCCACCTAGTCGAGCAGCGGCTCTGGATTCTCGACGATCGGTCTTATATCGGCACCGCCTTCCGCTCGCCGGCCTCGGAGGAGAGAGAGCCGGACCGATACACGATCCTTCGGGCGCAGTTCGACAAGTGGTTTGCCAAGAAGGCCCAAGACGAGGGTGTTCTCCTGATCTGCGAAACCACCGTCCTCGATCTGCTTCGCGAGGGCCGACGGGTGGTGGGGGTACGGACCGACCGGGAGGAAGGCGATGTGTATGCCGATGTCGTGATCCTGGCCGACGGTGTCAACTCCCTGCTGGCTCGGAAAGCCGGGATTCGCCCGGAACTCCGGGCGGGAGAAGTCGCGCTCGCGGTGAAGGAGATCCTCTTCTATCCCCAGGAAGTTCTGGAGGAGCGCTTCGGGCTTTCCGGCGAGGAAGGCGTGGCGATCGAGATGGTCGGGAAGATTACCCAAGGGATGGTGGGGACGGCCTTTCTCTACACGAATAAGGAATCGCTTGCGGTCGGGATCGGCTGCCTTCTCTCCGATTTCCGCCGGGAGAAGATCCCGCCGTATGTGCTGCTCGAGCGGCTGAAAGAGCATCCGGCCCTACGTTCTTTCTTGCGCGACGGGGAGATGAAGGAATACACCGCGCATCTCATCCCGGAAGGCGGCTACAAGGCAATCCCGAAGCTCTTCGGCGACGGTTGGCTGATCGTGGGAGACGCCGGGATGTTCGTGAACTCGGTCCACCGGGAGGGATCGAACTTGGCGATGGAGACGGGGAGGATCGCCGCAGAGACCGTCATCGAGCTCAGGCTAGCCAAGCAACCGCTGATCGAGCGCAACTTGCGCCGCTATCGCCAGCGGCTCGACCAGAGCTTCGTGATGAAAGACCTGCGGAAGTATCAGCATGTCCACGAGGTGCTCGATCGGAACCGCCACTTTCTCACGACCTATCCGGAGCTCGTCAATCGAGCGGCGGAAACGCTGCTCCGGGTGGATGGAGTGGATAAGCGCTCGAAAGAGAAGGAGGTGACCCGAAGCTTTCGGAAACACCGTTCCTACGGCGGCCTTTTCTCCGACGCGGTGAAGCTCTGGAGGGCATTCCGATGAATCCGGTCGAAGAAAAACTCTATCAAAACCGGTATCGCCTCGACGCGGGACGGCCCCATATCCGCATCCGCAACCCGGAGGTCTGTCGGGTCCGCTGCACGGAAAAATCGTGCGCCTCCTGCTGCCCGGCGGGCTGCTATACGCTGGGATCCGCCGGTGAGGTCACGCTCCTGACCGACGGTTGCCTCGAATGCGGAACCTGCCGGATCATCTGCAGCGAATTCCGCAACGTCGATTGGGAGTATCCGCGGGGCGGTTTCGGCGTCCTCTTCAAGTTCGGCTGAGCGGAAGCCCGGCCGCGCCGCTCCTCCGCGCGGCATCCGCTTTCGCGGATAACCGGATTGACGGCGGGGTTTCTTGGCGGGAACGGACCGCCGGAGGCCCGCCGGCAGCCCGGCTTTTATTGCAAGAAATACTTGACCGGACCGCGGGAGCGGAGCAGTGGTACTTGTACGTTAACATTAAAGAAAGGCTGAGAAAGCTATGAGGCTTGGAGAAAAGAGATTGTCATCGGGATGGCTGCTTGCTTTTTGTCTCGTTTGTTTGCTCGGGCTCAGCGCGGGATCGAGTCCGGCGCGCGTGCTCGAGTCGACCAACGGGCCGAGGCTCACGGTCGGGCCTTCCGGCCATGCGTATACGAAGGAGGAGCTGGCCAAGCAGCAAGCCGGTAAGTCGCACGGGAAGAAGAAGAGGGCGTCTTCCGAAAGCGGTCCGAAAGAGACTCTCGGAAAAGAGTAAGCAGGGTAACCGCCGGATCCCGTGGTGGAAGTCGTTCGCTTGAGTCGGCGCGTCCCCAAAGGGGGGACGAGGCGCATGAGGGAAGAGCGGCAGAAGCGTGCACAGGCGGAGAAGATACAAATTCTTCTCGCCGAACCCGATGCGAAGGTAGCCGCCACAATCGAAGCGGAGCTGGAAGCCAAAGGGTTTGCCTGGAGCCGGGCGGCGACGTCCGAGGAAGTGTTTCTGGAGCTCAATTTCGGGGAGTTTGCCGCCGCGCTTCTTGACGCGAAGCTTCCGGGCCGCCCGGTTCTCGAGGTGATCGAGGTGCTCCGCAAGCGGAACATCACCACCCCGATTCTGCTTCTAGGCGAGGAAGCCGATTCCCAGTCCCGGATCCGCGCTTACGAAAAGGGGGCGGACGATATCCTGCCGAAGCCGTCCGTAGCGGCGGAACTCTCCGCCCGTCTCAAGGCGCTGCTGCGGCGAAGGTCGAGCGCGCCCCCTTGGGTGCGGTCGGTGGAGGATCTGGAAGTCGATCTTTCGGCCCGCAGGGTCTTCCGCGCGGGGCGGGAGATCGCGCTCACGCCCCGGGAGTTCGGGATTCTTGAGTATCTGCTTCGCAATCAAGGCAAGGCGGTGAGCTTCGAGGCCTTGGCCACAGACGTCTGGCACCAGCCGGAGCGGGCCAAGACGATCAGCAACGTGGTCCGTGTCCATATGGCCAGCCTGCGCAAGAAGATCGACTGCGGCCGCCCGATCAAGCTTCTCCACACGATGCGCGGCTACGGCTTCGTCCTGCGCTCCGGCAACCGCTAAGTGGTTCGCGGCGAGTGCGCGGGAGGGTGTGCCTGCGGCTGCGCTCGTTCGGAAAGCCGCTTCGATTCGGTCGGATTCCGGTAGCGCCAAGAGACCGCTTCCCGGTTCTCCGCTTCCAAAAGGGCCTCCTCGATCCGGTGATGATGGGGCGAGAGGATGCATGCCGGGTCGGTTGCGCCCGCATCCTGGGTGAGCAGGAAGGCTTGGCAGCGGCATCCTCCGAAGTCGATCTCCCTGCGCGGGCAGCTCCGGCAAGGTTCCGGCAGCCAATCGGTCCCGCGGAATCGGTTGAAGGCCTCGGAGTGGAACCAGATATCCCGGAGGCTCTCCTTCCGGACGTTCGGGAACGAAAGGCGGGTGATCTCCCGGGCCGCCTGGCAGGGCAGGGCCAGCCCGTCGGCGGACACCGTGAGGAAGGCTCGTCCCCAACCGTGGAGGCAGGCCTTGGGATAGGTGGCGTAATAGTCGGGGATCACGAAGAGGATCTCCATTTTGCCGCGCAGCCGCGCCCGCGCGGCCTCGGCAGCCCGGGAGGCGCGTTCGACTTGAGCGCGGGTCGGCAGGAGCCAGCGGCGGTTATGGAGCGCCCAGCCGTTATATTGGCTGTTTGCCAGCTCGAGCCGCTCGGCCCCCCAAGCCTCGGCGAGGGCGATGATCTCTTCGATGCGGTCGATGTTCTGCCGATGGAGGACCGCGTTGATTCCGAGCGGCAGGCCGGCGTCTCGCGCCAGGCGGGCGGCCTCCGCCTTCTTGGCGAAGCTGCCGCGCATGCCGGCGATCCATTCCGCGCTCTCGGCGCGGCTGTCCTGGATGCTCAGCTGGAAGCCTCCCAACCCGGCCGCCTTGAGCCGGCGGGCAAGCTCGGGGCTCAAGAGGGTGCCGCCTGTGCTCAGATTCGTGTAGAGTCCGAGGGAATGGGCCGTCGCGACCAGCTCCGGCAGATCCTTCCGCAAGAGCGGCTCTCCCCCGGAGAAGTGCGCCTGCAGGACGCCGAGGCCCGCCGCTTCCTCCAGGACGCGCCGCCACTCCGCGGTTTCCAGCTCGTTTCCCAAGGTGCGGGCGAAGCCGAGCGGGTTGCTGCAGTAGGGGCATTGGAGCGGGCACCGGAAGGTCAGCTCGCAAAGGAGCGAGAACGGATAGCCCAGGTCT from Methylacidimicrobium sp. AP8 includes:
- a CDS encoding nitrogen fixation protein NifZ; the protein is MGMNDEVELDRPPAFTYGQTVVSRKHIRNDGTFPGKEIGEILIKKGEKGVVTSIGTFLQRFYIYGVDFYERGCVVGMKEKELELAPEGEEQRLERPESEASHG
- a CDS encoding cysteine desulfurase family protein codes for the protein MGECDRIDLDHNATAPLRPEALAAMLPYLRERYGNPSSPGFRGRLAKEAVGRARGEVAALIGAKPEEIVFTSGCTESIHQAVLGALELAPHSPRVVTTAVEHPASSLLFDRLKSRGVEVVRLPVDRRGRLDLEALEEALAAPAALLSLVWVNNETGVISPVERAVALAKERGLLCHLDGAQAVGKLPVDARSLPFDLLSFSAHKLGGPKGTGALFVRKGIALPPLICGHQERGRRGGTENVAGIVGFGAAARLAGNDLGDRAAAVGRLRDRLEEELLRALPFAAVNGRESPRVANTTSVRFGGIEGEELLVRLERRGIEASLGSACASGGTEPSRILSAMGLSEAEARSTLRFSLGAETTIEQVDRASRAIVEEARALRDGEEKGGKAA
- the nifT gene encoding putative nitrogen fixation protein NifT; amino-acid sequence: MKVMIRRGAAGGLSVYVAKKDLEEPVVRAEKPGLWGGTVTLANGWRFQLPDMPGDTPLPITVEARRLSEEGEP
- a CDS encoding DegT/DnrJ/EryC1/StrS aminotransferase family protein; its protein translation is MREGSPATGPRSRIPLSDPDFTEEELAAVDSVLRSPDVSGGSLVEAWEEAFAAWVGRKQAVAVASGTVGLWLALRALGIGPGQRVILSGYTWHQIGAAVALCGAEPFFVDIDYWSGALSPERVAEAARLGARAILAGNVLGHPAPWKELARLGEEHGLLLLEDSTEAIGSRYGDRMTGRFGHAAVFDFSQPGALVCGEGGMVVTDDEELAAAIRHGRSRPRTDRFSDIATMVPCLQAIPSNLAAALGIAQLRRVREILERRRLVEAWYFRQMKSFEGIKDPYIAPEVTEVHWFLYPVHLGTRFGRSSRDAILEDLAQAGIEASAYCRPMHRHGYFVDRGRRKGSLPVTEKVADRSIVLPFHVHLTEEQVAFVVKTLKDASVNVGAGAAIYL
- a CDS encoding SIR2 family protein, which gives rise to MSGAESEITRCLEEGKLVPYLGPGIWSGEGGNTPPFPTDAESLAESLARRVAVPGRARKILSAAAQYIESQKHRKTLRKLLLDTFSVPSPKLVLHERLAGLAPLPLVVDVWYDGALRSAFQGRSDWGEIQGVSQAEHPGSWTRAYRPDGEEAAPEEASRWGTVLYKPLGSVSPAGNFVVSDSDLVEVFTEIDIQTPIPGVVQERRRGRHFLFLGCRFATQAERIYTRQILKRSSDRHWAVLPGEITRNEERFVQEMRIERIPFSLGEICDRLFASPPAANPNLS
- the nifW gene encoding nitrogenase-stabilizing/protective protein NifW, coding for MIDPILADLSRLSAAEEFFDYLELPYDPQVVRVNRLHILKRFQKYLLSAEAPKERHQAQLRVFYRGLLEAAYQDFVHSTALQEKVFAVFQRPPPEKKPMTAAVAIEDLRSSLRGKPVPGGAPTVPGSRLPSGGDGA
- a CDS encoding electron transfer flavoprotein subunit beta/FixA family protein; this translates as MRGPEMVVCVKQVPDSAQIRVHSVTGTIMRQGVPAVLNPYDLFALEEALRIKDRLGGRIVALCMGPPQAEAVLRKALSLGADEGVLVSDRAFAGSDTLATSFALASAIRRLSEERPVDLVFTGKQTVDGDTGQVGPGVATRLGMRLLSYVCRISVLDRNRGSIVVHRWTEKGVQVLRSRLPCLITVLEGTGEPRFASLPEMIRAARQPIRVWDRKAAGIEDVRKIGLKGSPTVVGKVFAPARRAERAECLELDAEEPAKAAALLWEKVLSRQPGLAAKCFGVADEGEGKEGSSE
- a CDS encoding electron transfer flavoprotein subunit alpha/FixB family protein translates to MSEAEGKPAERKGGARRQATLDPRLAEYRGVWVFVERDAQGVHPVSWELLGAARKLADQLGTEVGAVVAGAPSESIDADSRDAIAYGADRVFAVAHPVLAGYRNEPYAKLLCGLVRTYKPEILLLGATSLGRDLASTVATTLETGLTADCTELAIDRESRALAATRPTFGGNLLCTILTLNYRPQMATVRPRVLPLPAKDGRRTGEIRNEPIDLREEEVVTKLLEFLPHCGGDQSDLALAEVIVAGGKGLQKAANFALLRELAGALGGEVGATRAAVHAGWIEPHRQIGQTGKTVRPKLYIAAGISGAIQHRVGMESSDLIVAINTDPDAPIFEVAHYGIVGDALVFLPLLTRAVRGHPGSGKRTAVALGASS
- a CDS encoding FAD-dependent oxidoreductase, coding for MKERFDAIVVGAGPSGTAAALTLARAGWKVLQIERGEYPGSKNVQGAILYADSLQKLVPNFREEAPLERHLVEQRLWILDDRSYIGTAFRSPASEEREPDRYTILRAQFDKWFAKKAQDEGVLLICETTVLDLLREGRRVVGVRTDREEGDVYADVVILADGVNSLLARKAGIRPELRAGEVALAVKEILFYPQEVLEERFGLSGEEGVAIEMVGKITQGMVGTAFLYTNKESLAVGIGCLLSDFRREKIPPYVLLERLKEHPALRSFLRDGEMKEYTAHLIPEGGYKAIPKLFGDGWLIVGDAGMFVNSVHREGSNLAMETGRIAAETVIELRLAKQPLIERNLRRYRQRLDQSFVMKDLRKYQHVHEVLDRNRHFLTTYPELVNRAAETLLRVDGVDKRSKEKEVTRSFRKHRSYGGLFSDAVKLWRAFR
- a CDS encoding ferredoxin family protein; translation: MNPVEEKLYQNRYRLDAGRPHIRIRNPEVCRVRCTEKSCASCCPAGCYTLGSAGEVTLLTDGCLECGTCRIICSEFRNVDWEYPRGGFGVLFKFG
- a CDS encoding response regulator transcription factor, which codes for MREERQKRAQAEKIQILLAEPDAKVAATIEAELEAKGFAWSRAATSEEVFLELNFGEFAAALLDAKLPGRPVLEVIEVLRKRNITTPILLLGEEADSQSRIRAYEKGADDILPKPSVAAELSARLKALLRRRSSAPPWVRSVEDLEVDLSARRVFRAGREIALTPREFGILEYLLRNQGKAVSFEALATDVWHQPERAKTISNVVRVHMASLRKKIDCGRPIKLLHTMRGYGFVLRSGNR
- the pqqE gene encoding pyrroloquinoline quinone biosynthesis protein PqqE, which encodes MRIPNEPSGKDRPAARGEVRALDLGYPFSLLCELTFRCPLQCPYCSNPLGFARTLGNELETAEWRRVLEEAAGLGVLQAHFSGGEPLLRKDLPELVATAHSLGLYTNLSTGGTLLSPELARRLKAAGLGGFQLSIQDSRAESAEWIAGMRGSFAKKAEAARLARDAGLPLGINAVLHRQNIDRIEEIIALAEAWGAERLELANSQYNGWALHNRRWLLPTRAQVERASRAAEAARARLRGKMEILFVIPDYYATYPKACLHGWGRAFLTVSADGLALPCQAAREITRLSFPNVRKESLRDIWFHSEAFNRFRGTDWLPEPCRSCPRREIDFGGCRCQAFLLTQDAGATDPACILSPHHHRIEEALLEAENREAVSWRYRNPTESKRLSERAQPQAHPPAHSPRTT